From a single Paraburkholderia largidicola genomic region:
- a CDS encoding HD-GYP domain-containing protein: protein MKSYRHNKSTAPNKLDSPSFCSGLPFARNGPEKYFIATMTPKTMFSLASRLFGQTGPVHSADQPVLDSLLALAWVVEARDPYTGGHLWRVSRYASLLARRIGLSDREVAHVSVGGFLHDLGKIAVPDSVLLKTERLTDAEYAVIKTHPEVGKRLLAKHPFGERVADAVYAHHERPDGKGYPLGLAGKEITPMAAIIGICDTFDAMTSTRPYRKAMPIDDAFAVIRDNLGTQFNREYGEMFLKLGGSVNLYHIAGHSDEGIPLQQCQTCGPTVVVRADTPEDSEVYCPACTSGYRFKGLFSAMLPTGNKASAANLAPSPDLALIARVTGQLHTLS, encoded by the coding sequence GTGAAGTCGTACCGGCATAACAAGTCGACCGCACCGAACAAACTGGACAGTCCGTCTTTTTGCAGCGGCTTACCGTTTGCCAGAAATGGCCCCGAGAAATACTTCATTGCGACCATGACTCCAAAAACGATGTTCAGCCTCGCCTCACGTCTCTTCGGCCAGACGGGACCGGTACACAGTGCGGATCAACCGGTCCTTGATAGTCTGCTCGCCCTCGCGTGGGTGGTAGAGGCCCGCGACCCATATACCGGCGGCCATTTGTGGCGAGTCTCCCGTTATGCGAGTCTACTGGCACGACGGATTGGTCTTTCGGATCGCGAGGTGGCGCACGTCTCGGTGGGTGGCTTCCTGCACGATCTGGGCAAAATCGCTGTTCCAGATTCTGTCCTGCTCAAAACCGAGCGTTTGACCGACGCGGAGTATGCCGTCATCAAAACGCACCCTGAGGTAGGCAAACGACTGCTTGCGAAGCATCCTTTCGGCGAACGCGTTGCGGACGCCGTTTACGCCCATCACGAGCGACCCGACGGTAAAGGTTATCCGTTAGGCCTAGCTGGCAAAGAGATCACCCCCATGGCTGCAATCATCGGCATCTGCGACACCTTTGACGCCATGACCAGCACACGCCCGTACCGTAAGGCAATGCCGATCGACGATGCCTTTGCTGTCATACGCGACAATCTCGGCACGCAGTTCAATCGCGAATATGGGGAAATGTTTCTGAAGCTGGGTGGTAGCGTCAACCTGTACCACATCGCAGGCCATAGCGATGAAGGGATACCACTTCAGCAGTGCCAGACATGCGGTCCAACCGTTGTCGTCAGAGCGGATACTCCAGAGGATAGCGAAGTATATTGTCCAGCATGCACATCAGGCTACCGATTCAAAGGTCTGTTTTCCGCCATGCTACCGACGGGAAACAAGGCGAGTGCCGCCAACCTCGCTCCCTCACCAGACCTGGCACTCATTGCGCGCGTTACCGGTCAGCTACACACGCTGTCATGA
- a CDS encoding cytochrome c biogenesis CcdA family protein gives MQFTAATYGLSLVAGSASVLSPCVLPLLPILATSALAKHRFGVIALATGLAISFAGVGIFLATLGASVGLDPEILRRWAASLMVFFGLVMLSGTLQRVFSRLSSVVGATGQQVLDDVKGNGLLGQTMIGLLLGFVWTPCVGPTLGAATSLAAQGQDLGHIAIVMALFGLGAAMPLVLLGTISRVSLMKVRGTLAAWGKTARWTLGALFVVMGTIVITGADRQLETLLLSVSPAWLTTLTTSL, from the coding sequence ATGCAATTCACCGCTGCAACGTATGGGTTGAGTCTTGTCGCCGGGTCGGCATCGGTGTTGTCCCCTTGTGTCCTGCCGCTACTCCCGATACTCGCGACGTCAGCGCTGGCTAAACATCGATTCGGCGTCATTGCGCTGGCAACTGGTTTGGCCATTTCGTTTGCGGGCGTCGGTATCTTTCTCGCTACCCTTGGAGCATCAGTTGGACTGGACCCCGAGATTCTTCGACGTTGGGCTGCGAGCCTGATGGTGTTTTTCGGTCTTGTCATGTTATCGGGCACCCTTCAAAGGGTTTTCTCCCGGCTCAGTTCCGTCGTCGGTGCGACGGGCCAGCAGGTGCTCGACGATGTGAAAGGCAACGGATTGCTCGGGCAGACGATGATCGGGCTGTTGCTGGGGTTCGTCTGGACCCCCTGTGTCGGGCCGACGCTGGGTGCGGCAACGTCGCTGGCGGCACAAGGTCAGGACCTCGGACATATCGCCATCGTGATGGCACTGTTCGGCTTGGGTGCGGCAATGCCACTCGTCCTGCTCGGAACGATCTCGAGAGTTTCGCTGATGAAGGTGCGAGGCACGCTTGCCGCGTGGGGCAAGACGGCCCGCTGGACGCTCGGTGCACTTTTCGTTGTCATGGGGACGATCGTCATCACCGGCGCCGACCGCCAGTTGGAGACCCTTCTCCTGTCCGTCAGTCCAGCCTGGCTCACTACTCTGACAACATCCTTATGA
- a CDS encoding thioredoxin family protein — MNRIRFVKHIVGAALLAASAATFAGEVPFTQASFDQTVSSGRPAVVYLHASWCPTCRVQKPIVDRLSADPKLKQVTIFIADYDAEAKLKRELKVTQQSTFVVFKDGHEVARSTGQTQEATIRAVFEQAL; from the coding sequence ATGAACCGGATACGATTCGTTAAGCACATCGTAGGCGCAGCGTTGCTGGCGGCGTCAGCCGCTACGTTCGCGGGTGAAGTGCCATTCACTCAGGCAAGCTTCGATCAGACCGTCTCATCGGGCCGGCCCGCGGTTGTCTATCTGCATGCAAGCTGGTGTCCGACATGCCGGGTTCAAAAACCGATCGTCGACCGTCTGTCAGCTGACCCCAAGCTGAAGCAGGTGACGATTTTCATAGCAGACTATGATGCGGAAGCGAAACTGAAAAGAGAACTCAAGGTAACCCAGCAGTCGACCTTCGTTGTCTTCAAGGACGGCCACGAAGTCGCGCGTTCGACGGGGCAGACCCAGGAGGCCACCATCCGGGCCGTGTTTGAACAGGCCCTGTGA
- a CDS encoding YkgJ family cysteine cluster protein, whose protein sequence is MAIDLSFACTMCGDCCHNLRLPLSVKEAIRWLERGGDIQVLCEAMPWPVEPSTDDGQVQHRRMRSFAAESGELPIRVMVTVAAAFDGACPHLQPDMRCGAYDARPNVCRIYPAEVNPFIELMPAHKACPPEAWAADRPSFLKGGRIVDSITADLIQNSREAAVRDVPVKERLCGNAGFRTASLANEGFVTYTLPPRAMLDELRRALNPAAPATQAVPWRILSNRRTTIDTLNSVGAHSEMHTALLPTEGYIPLFEAN, encoded by the coding sequence ATGGCCATCGATTTAAGTTTCGCATGCACGATGTGCGGCGATTGTTGTCACAATCTTCGTCTGCCCCTGAGCGTCAAAGAAGCCATACGCTGGTTGGAACGTGGTGGAGACATTCAGGTCCTTTGCGAAGCGATGCCGTGGCCCGTCGAACCATCGACGGACGATGGACAGGTGCAACACAGGCGAATGCGGTCGTTTGCCGCCGAAAGCGGTGAGCTTCCTATCCGTGTGATGGTGACAGTCGCTGCCGCCTTCGATGGCGCCTGCCCGCACCTGCAACCCGATATGCGATGTGGCGCATACGACGCAAGGCCCAACGTCTGCAGAATCTATCCGGCCGAAGTCAACCCTTTCATCGAACTTATGCCGGCACACAAGGCTTGCCCGCCTGAGGCGTGGGCCGCCGACAGGCCCTCATTCCTCAAAGGCGGTCGAATCGTGGATTCCATCACGGCGGATCTGATCCAGAACTCCCGTGAGGCAGCCGTTCGTGATGTTCCTGTGAAGGAGCGTCTCTGTGGAAATGCTGGTTTTCGTACCGCATCCTTGGCCAATGAGGGGTTTGTGACATACACGCTCCCTCCTCGTGCAATGCTTGATGAGTTACGCAGAGCGCTGAATCCTGCCGCGCCTGCTACGCAAGCGGTGCCGTGGCGCATCCTGTCGAATCGACGCACTACCATTGACACCCTCAATTCGGTCGGCGCTCATTCTGAAATGCACACGGCTCTATTGCCGACCGAGGGGTACATCCCGCTTTTTGAGGCGAACTAG
- a CDS encoding alkene reductase — translation MTDLYDPIVMGDMKLGNRVFMAPLTRNRAMPNGVPGQWASRYYSQRASAGLIVSEATQISPMGKGYINTPGIHSNEQIAGWKSVVDAVHQSGGRIFLQLWHVGRISHRSLLPGNASPVAPSAITARAQTVVETGFVDVSEPRSLSLKEIRDTIKDYGRAASNAKAAGFDGVEIHAANGYLIDQFLRSNSNLRTDNYGGSAANRVRFLDEVVEAVLNVWDPGRVGVRISPLGTFNDMGDANPEETFACVVDVLNRHRPGYLHVVEDAIPVDLKADFFRRLRSTWKGTYVANGGYDAERGERAVSDGSADAVAYGRLFLANPDLPKRLSRRGPLNEPDTGSFYGGDERGYIDYPEWVMSGARAP, via the coding sequence ATGACAGACCTTTACGACCCCATAGTTATGGGCGACATGAAACTCGGCAATCGTGTCTTCATGGCGCCATTGACCCGAAATCGCGCTATGCCAAACGGGGTACCCGGCCAGTGGGCATCCAGGTATTACAGCCAGCGTGCATCGGCCGGGCTCATTGTCTCGGAGGCTACGCAAATCTCGCCTATGGGAAAGGGCTACATCAACACCCCTGGCATTCATTCGAACGAACAGATCGCTGGCTGGAAGTCGGTCGTCGATGCGGTGCACCAGTCGGGCGGCCGAATCTTCCTTCAGCTGTGGCATGTGGGCCGAATCTCTCACCGCAGCCTGTTGCCGGGAAACGCTTCGCCGGTGGCGCCTTCCGCGATTACGGCTCGCGCGCAGACAGTCGTTGAGACAGGATTTGTCGATGTCTCGGAGCCCCGATCACTTAGCCTGAAGGAGATACGGGACACGATCAAGGATTACGGGCGCGCCGCGTCCAATGCCAAAGCTGCCGGCTTCGACGGCGTGGAGATCCACGCGGCCAATGGCTACCTGATTGACCAATTCCTCCGGTCGAATTCGAACCTCCGCACCGACAACTATGGCGGCAGTGCTGCGAACCGGGTGCGCTTTCTCGATGAAGTCGTCGAGGCCGTCTTGAACGTCTGGGATCCGGGTCGCGTTGGGGTGCGTATTTCTCCACTCGGCACCTTCAACGACATGGGTGATGCAAATCCAGAGGAAACGTTCGCGTGCGTTGTGGACGTGCTCAACAGGCATCGGCCCGGATATCTGCACGTCGTGGAAGACGCCATCCCGGTCGATCTCAAGGCAGACTTCTTCCGACGCTTGCGCTCGACATGGAAGGGGACCTATGTCGCCAACGGAGGATACGATGCTGAGCGGGGCGAGCGCGCGGTCTCTGACGGATCTGCCGATGCCGTGGCCTATGGCCGGCTCTTCCTCGCGAACCCCGATCTTCCCAAGCGGTTAAGTCGTCGCGGACCGTTGAACGAGCCCGATACCGGAAGCTTTTACGGTGGCGACGAACGCGGCTATATCGACTATCCGGAGTGGGTCATGAGCGGAGCAAGGGCCCCGTGA
- a CDS encoding carboxymuconolactone decarboxylase family protein: protein MSISTTPVFPKLRDDQIPTGSRPFIEKVKKGFGFVPNLFAVFSNSPVLLEGYLGLDATYSKGTLSPAERQLVLLTASVVNECGYCTAAHSTVAKGMLKVPAAVVAAVRSQQPLADAKLNALVNLTRELVLARGRVATATIESFLNAGYRNDQIGEVIIGVALKTMSNYTHHLSPVEIDSAFKAEA from the coding sequence ATGAGCATCTCGACCACCCCAGTTTTTCCCAAGCTTCGGGACGACCAGATCCCCACCGGGTCTCGCCCGTTTATAGAAAAGGTAAAGAAGGGTTTTGGATTCGTCCCAAATCTGTTCGCCGTCTTCTCGAATTCTCCGGTGCTGCTTGAGGGATATCTGGGCCTTGATGCGACTTATAGCAAAGGCACGTTGAGTCCCGCAGAACGACAGCTGGTGCTGCTGACCGCGAGTGTCGTCAACGAGTGCGGCTACTGCACCGCTGCCCACAGCACTGTCGCGAAGGGCATGCTCAAGGTGCCCGCTGCCGTCGTTGCTGCGGTGCGATCGCAGCAGCCTCTCGCCGACGCGAAGCTCAACGCTTTGGTCAATCTCACGCGCGAACTTGTGCTTGCTCGGGGTCGCGTTGCCACAGCAACCATCGAGTCGTTCCTGAACGCCGGATACCGTAACGATCAGATTGGCGAAGTGATTATCGGGGTCGCCCTCAAGACCATGAGCAACTATACCCACCACCTTTCCCCGGTAGAGATTGATTCCGCATTTAAAGCGGAGGCGTGA
- a CDS encoding TetR/AcrR family transcriptional regulator — MKKTSASAQKTYTSRGAVTRQRIVDATTSLTYAKGVETTSLDDVCATAGVSKSQLYHYFADKDALVREVVSAQVARVMAAQGTALTQLDSLAALRRWCDCILALNREAGINGGCPIGSLANELANQSEQARALLVAGFNTWEDRLAAGFATMQANGELESTAVPRELAIGVLCAVQGGLLLAKTSRSQKPLEIALNMAFDHVANYKAVRRRC, encoded by the coding sequence ATGAAGAAGACATCAGCCAGCGCGCAAAAGACGTACACATCCCGGGGTGCCGTGACCCGGCAGCGAATCGTGGATGCGACGACGAGCCTCACCTACGCGAAGGGCGTAGAAACTACGAGCCTCGACGATGTGTGTGCGACGGCTGGCGTGAGCAAATCCCAGCTCTATCACTATTTCGCAGATAAGGACGCGCTTGTTCGCGAAGTCGTTTCCGCGCAGGTGGCCCGCGTGATGGCGGCGCAAGGGACCGCACTTACGCAACTCGACTCCCTCGCGGCATTGCGTCGCTGGTGCGATTGCATCCTGGCGCTGAATCGAGAAGCGGGCATCAATGGCGGGTGCCCGATCGGATCTCTGGCAAATGAACTGGCCAATCAATCCGAGCAAGCTCGTGCACTGCTTGTCGCCGGCTTCAATACATGGGAGGACCGCCTGGCCGCAGGCTTTGCGACTATGCAAGCGAATGGCGAGCTGGAGAGCACGGCCGTTCCCAGGGAGCTGGCGATCGGCGTGTTGTGCGCCGTTCAAGGAGGTCTGCTTCTCGCCAAGACTTCGCGCAGTCAAAAACCGCTCGAGATTGCTCTCAATATGGCGTTCGATCATGTGGCCAACTACAAGGCCGTGAGGCGACGCTGTTAG
- a CDS encoding LysR family transcriptional regulator, which yields MNRLAYYAAVVDAGSFTAAAERLGITKAVVSQQVAKLEQEVGTTLLVRTSRTVHPTEAGFAFHARCATILKESEDAFNELADSSAAPTGALRVTAPTDYGTLVVVFALTEFTRRYPACEATLILTDKHLDIVSDQIDVAVRLGRLPDSGLRSRKIASTRQLLVCGSTLASVVSIIKEPEEVQNFPFVAHAAIRDPLRLSFSRGENEQRFVQATSTLAIDSTPAVHAAVLAGAGLSVLPDFVVAADLAAGRLVHVLPGWSLPWGGVHAVFPAARFRSAKVRAFIHLLTKAEDIRQLRASAPEPQPLRTA from the coding sequence TTGAATCGACTAGCCTATTATGCCGCCGTGGTCGATGCAGGCTCGTTCACGGCTGCAGCTGAACGGCTTGGAATTACTAAAGCGGTGGTAAGCCAGCAAGTCGCGAAACTTGAACAGGAAGTCGGAACAACGCTCCTTGTCCGCACCTCAAGAACGGTACATCCAACGGAAGCGGGATTCGCTTTCCATGCTCGCTGCGCCACGATCCTAAAGGAGTCGGAAGACGCATTTAACGAGCTTGCCGACTCCTCAGCAGCACCGACTGGCGCGCTACGGGTCACGGCGCCGACCGATTATGGAACCTTGGTTGTTGTCTTCGCACTCACCGAGTTCACGCGGCGTTATCCAGCTTGTGAGGCAACGTTGATACTCACAGACAAACACCTGGATATCGTCTCAGATCAGATAGATGTTGCAGTCCGTCTTGGTCGGCTGCCCGATTCCGGCCTTCGGTCCAGGAAAATCGCATCGACTCGGCAACTGCTTGTTTGTGGATCAACGCTTGCGAGCGTAGTGTCGATAATCAAAGAGCCAGAAGAAGTCCAAAATTTTCCATTCGTGGCCCATGCGGCAATACGCGATCCGTTGCGTTTGAGCTTTTCGCGTGGAGAAAACGAGCAACGATTCGTTCAGGCAACTTCGACCCTAGCTATTGACTCAACGCCCGCGGTTCACGCAGCGGTTTTAGCCGGCGCCGGACTTTCGGTGCTGCCAGATTTCGTTGTCGCCGCTGATCTTGCTGCCGGACGGCTCGTGCATGTCTTGCCAGGTTGGTCGTTGCCCTGGGGTGGAGTCCACGCTGTATTTCCGGCAGCACGCTTCCGGTCCGCAAAAGTACGAGCCTTTATCCATCTGTTAACCAAGGCTGAGGACATTCGTCAGTTGCGCGCTTCCGCTCCGGAACCCCAGCCTCTCAGGACGGCCTAG
- a CDS encoding lactonase family protein, whose protein sequence is MSNQATGNSVLAYSRDANGTLTYVGTYATGGKGAGTGADPLGSQGSLTLGSGFLFAVNAGSNDVSMFAIDGTKLTLLDRKPSGGQMPVSITAKGFVAYVVNAGGTPDISGFVIDPIGKRLIPLPGSQRPLAGGSAAQPAQVRFAPDDDELLVTEKGTQLIDSWRINPLGYASGVTRTASSGVTPFGFSVTNRGFAIVSEAGSGAVSSYETHEAGPLESLSRSITLGQTAPCWLVTTGDGRYAYTANAGSGTISSLAIASDGRVRVLNPAAGVVPAPLDLALSRNGRFLYVREGAGAVSGFRVAPDGSLSSVGTVTGVPAGAQGIAAQ, encoded by the coding sequence ATGTCCAATCAGGCTACTGGGAATTCAGTCCTTGCTTACAGTAGAGATGCCAATGGAACACTAACCTACGTTGGCACCTATGCGACTGGAGGCAAGGGCGCTGGAACAGGCGCCGACCCACTGGGCTCGCAAGGTTCACTAACACTTGGATCAGGCTTTTTGTTCGCCGTCAACGCGGGCAGCAATGATGTGTCGATGTTCGCGATCGACGGCACGAAACTCACATTACTCGACCGAAAACCGTCAGGCGGCCAGATGCCAGTGAGCATTACTGCCAAGGGCTTCGTCGCATACGTGGTAAATGCAGGCGGCACGCCGGATATCAGTGGTTTTGTTATCGATCCAATCGGCAAGCGCCTGATTCCGCTCCCGGGTTCCCAGCGACCACTCGCTGGCGGAAGTGCCGCGCAGCCGGCGCAGGTACGGTTTGCTCCGGACGACGACGAACTGTTGGTTACTGAAAAAGGCACACAGCTAATCGATAGTTGGCGAATCAATCCGCTTGGCTATGCGTCTGGGGTAACTCGGACCGCATCGAGCGGAGTGACGCCATTTGGCTTCTCAGTTACCAACCGTGGCTTTGCAATAGTTTCTGAGGCTGGCTCCGGCGCTGTGTCGTCATATGAAACGCACGAGGCGGGCCCTCTTGAATCATTGAGCCGCTCAATAACGCTTGGCCAAACAGCACCGTGCTGGCTCGTGACGACAGGAGACGGTCGATACGCTTACACGGCCAACGCAGGAAGCGGGACAATCAGTAGCCTAGCGATCGCGTCGGACGGCCGGGTACGAGTGCTCAATCCGGCGGCGGGCGTCGTCCCTGCACCGCTAGATCTCGCACTGAGTCGCAACGGCCGTTTTCTCTACGTTCGTGAAGGAGCCGGTGCAGTGAGTGGGTTTCGCGTCGCTCCGGACGGTAGTCTGAGTTCGGTTGGAACGGTAACGGGTGTGCCGGCCGGAGCACAGGGCATTGCCGCCCAGTAG
- a CDS encoding TetR/AcrR family transcriptional regulator, translating into MARPREFDENAVLDAAALQFWIYGYTATSVRDLAQGMGITGASLFNAFGDKRSLFERALAHYIERSFGDRVSRFERSLPPLEAIKAFFREIVERSVRDRDRKGCLLVNSALEVAPHDADFQGMITNVLMEVEAFFLRCVRAGQRAGEISTAQPADDLARLLLGAHLGIRVLARVRPERALLEGVVRPVLALLEPNIN; encoded by the coding sequence ATGGCCCGACCACGGGAGTTTGATGAAAATGCGGTCCTTGATGCAGCCGCCCTCCAGTTCTGGATCTATGGCTATACAGCTACTTCCGTCCGGGATCTCGCGCAGGGGATGGGAATTACGGGAGCAAGTCTGTTCAACGCGTTCGGGGACAAACGGTCGCTGTTTGAACGAGCGCTGGCACATTACATTGAAAGAAGCTTTGGAGACCGGGTATCGAGATTCGAGCGAAGCCTGCCGCCGTTGGAAGCCATCAAGGCATTCTTCCGGGAGATTGTCGAGCGGTCGGTCCGCGACAGGGACCGTAAGGGATGCCTGCTGGTAAATTCGGCGCTTGAGGTTGCACCACACGACGCCGATTTTCAGGGGATGATCACAAATGTCCTAATGGAGGTCGAAGCGTTCTTCTTGCGTTGCGTGCGCGCCGGTCAGCGGGCTGGCGAAATATCGACTGCACAGCCCGCTGACGATCTTGCCCGGTTGCTGCTGGGAGCACACCTTGGCATACGGGTACTTGCCCGGGTAAGACCGGAGCGTGCGCTTCTGGAGGGAGTTGTGCGACCGGTGCTGGCGCTTCTTGAACCCAATATCAATTGA